A genomic stretch from Podospora pseudoanserina strain CBS 124.78 chromosome 3, whole genome shotgun sequence includes:
- the CHT4_2 gene encoding Chitinase 4 (antiSMASH:Cluster_1; CAZy:GH18; COG:G; EggNog:ENOG503NW3A): MSLFSLKKAALAALSFCSLAATVQGSPLPSPSEVEVTIRQSGGYKNIVYFTNWGIYGRNYQPAQLPASQITHVLYSFANLRPDGEVYLSDTYADLDKHYPGDSWSEPGRNVYGCVKQLFLLKKSNRHMKVLLSIGGWTYSTNFASAASTPASRARFADSAVRLLADLGFDGLDIDWEYPASSGEAANYVLLLQAVRSALDSYSATHASNYHFLLTIASPAGPTHYNTMQLRSMANHLDFFNLMAYDYAGSWDFRAGHQANLYHTNDTATPYSTERAVSDYISAGIPASKIVLGMPIYGRAFTNTNGLGQAYSGVGGGSWENGVWDYKDLPKPGAQVVYDAAAGATYSYDPAKRELISFDTAEMIQRKVAYLKQRELGGSMFWEASADRTDGQSLIGTSFRELGDIDSSPNQLRFPDSQYENLRAGFV; this comes from the exons ATGTCactcttctccctcaagaAAGCGGCGCTGGCTGccctttctttttgttcGCTCGCTGCCACGGTTCAAGGATCAccccttccatctccaaGTGAGGTCGAAGTCACCATACGACAGTCTGGTGGTTACAAGAATATTGTTTATTTTACCAACTGG GGCATCTATGGACGTAACTACCAACCTGCCCAGCTGCCAGCGTCACAAATTACTCATGTTCTCTATTCCTTTGCCAATCTTCGACCGGATGGCGAGGTCTATCTTTCAGACACCTATGCAGACCTAGACAAGCACTACCCCGGCGACT CATGGAGCGAGCCCGGCCGCAATGTCTACGGCTGCGTCAAACAGCTCTTTCTCCTCAAGAAATCCAACCGCCACATGAAAGTCCTCCTCAGCATCGGCGGATGGACGTACTCCACCAACTttgcctccgccgcctcaaCCCCGGCCTCGCGGGCCCGCTTCGCCGACTCCGCcgtccgcctcctcgccgaCTTGGGTTTCGACGGCCTGGACATCGACTGGGAATACCCCGCAAGCTCTGGTGAGGCGGCCAACTATGTGCTCCTCCTTCAGGCGGTCCGGTCCGCCCTCGACTCCTACTCCGCCACCCACGCCAGCAACTaccacttcctcctcaccatcgccAGCCCGGCCGGACCGACCCACTACAACACCATGCAGCTGCGATCCATGGCCAACCACCTCGACTTCTTCAACTTGATGGCCTACGACTACGCCGGCTCCTGGGACTTCCGCGCCGGCCACCAAGCCAACCTCTACCACACAAACGACACCGCCACCCCATATTCGACCGAGCGTGCCGTGTCGGACTACATCTCGGCCGGCATCCCCGCGTCCAAGATCGTGCTCGGCATGCCAATCTACGGGAGGGCCTTCACCAACACAAACGGACTGGGGCAGGCCTATTCCGGCGTCGGCGGCGGGAGCTGGGAGAATGGCGTGTGGGATTACAAAGACCTGCCCAAGCCCGGAGCCCAGGTCGTGTACGACGCCGCGGCGGGCGCCACGTACAGCTATGACCCGGCCAAAAGGGAGCTCATCTCCTTTGACACGGCCGAGATGATCCAGAGAAAGGTTGCGTACCTCAAGCAGAGGGAGCTCGGGGGCAGCATGTTCTGGGAGGCGTCTGCTGACCGGACCGACGGGCAGAGCTTGATTGGGACCAGCTTTCGGGAGCTGGGGGACATCGATTCGAGTCCAAACCAGCTCAGATTTCCTGACAGTCAGTATGAGAATCTGCGGGCGGGGTTTGTTTGA
- a CDS encoding hypothetical protein (COG:C; EggNog:ENOG503P0JE; SMCOG1072:dehydrogenase; antiSMASH:Cluster_1) — MTINKTLRGHKLLMVMPWEQPAEFIENLKAEFPGLQVVTYRQTEWDQTWAPFPDEEWKDVTVLLTFTVLPTPEQAPKLEYIQLMSAGANHVLDLPIFKDTEAKFCTANGVHGPQISEWIIGTYLAFQHRFPQYHEKQKDGRWDRSDLNLIDDAVQKTIGILGYGSIGRQTARLATAMGMNVHAYTLHPRTTPASKKDHSWTPPGLGDPSGIYPSKWFSGSSRADLHAFLTSGLDLLVIATPLTPNTQHLLAAAEFELLAADGRKGRTFVSNIARGPVVNTPDIIHALKEGLIKGAALDVTDPEPLPNGHELWSMENVIITPHVSGASTHYNERVLSILEYNLKRLSEDTEPVNKVNKREGY, encoded by the exons ATGACAATCAACAAGACCCTGCGGGGTCACAAACTTTTGATGGTCATGCCCTGGGAACAGCCGGCCGAGTTCATTGAGAATCTCAAAGCTGAGTTTCCGGGCTTGCAAGTGGTCACCTATCGACAAACAGAATGGGACCAGACTTGGGCCCCGTTCCCTGACGAGGAATGGAAAGATGTCACCGTCCTCTTGACTTTTACGGTGTTGCCGACGCCGGAACAAGCCCCAAAGCTGGAATACATCCAACTCATGAG TGCTGGCGCCAATCATGTGTTGGATCTGCCAATCTTCAAGGACACCGAAGCCAAGTTTTGTACAGCCAATGGCGTTCACGGCCCCCAGATATCGGAATGGATCATTGGCACATATCTAGCCTTTCAACATCGAT ttCCCCAATATCATGAAAAGCAGAAAGACGGCCGATGGGATCGATCTGACTTGAACCTTATTGATGATGCCGTCCAGAAAACAAT CGGAATTCTGGGCTATGGCTCAATAGGCCGTCAAACAGCCCGTCTAGCCACTGCCATGGGCATGAACGTCCATGCTTACACCCTCCATCCTCGCACTACACCCGCCTCGAAAAAAGACCATTCTTGGACGCCCCCAGGGCTTGGAGACCCCAGTGGGATCTACCCTTCCAAATGGTTCTCGGGCTCTTCGCGCGCAGACTTGCATGCTTTCCTGACCTCTGGGCTCGACCTGCTGGTTATCGCCACCCCCCTGACGCCCAACACTCAACACCTACTCGCAGCGGCCGAGTTTGAGTTGCTGGCGGCGGACGGCAGGAAGGGAAGGACATTCGTTTCCAACATTGCCCGCGGACCTGTGGTCAACACACCAGATATCATTCACGCGCTGAAGGAAGGGTTGATCAAAGGTGCAGCTCTGGATGTGACTGACCCTGAACCTCTTCCAAATGGACACGAGCTCTGGAGTATGGAAaacgtcatcatcactccccATGTATCTGGCGCATCGACACATTATAATGAAAGAGTCCTGTCCATCTTGGAATACAACCTCAAGAGATTGAGCGAGGACACGGAACCGGTCAACAAAGTCAATAAGAGAGAGGGCTATTAG
- a CDS encoding hypothetical protein (COG:S; EggNog:ENOG503NZXH), with protein sequence MAVKSPLLAWAVTLFCDHVRAAPASLVPPHYSGEAQRLADPTYGPIPGQSDLYNYYWGTDRPFPGNISDPIFPTQKGPPGVDDWVWQNLLSAEWLIFEFYQQGIEAFTPQDFVKAGMPNTTYRRLMEIRNNEAGHLRIFQNQISPTSIKPGRCQYRFPFTEPVGYMALMTVLEISSMAFLTGLVQLPKLDFNKGAMLAIAEVETRHEVWALLDIWKADPFGGPSDTIFPFAGEILDSTNAFIVPGSCPRENPEFPHNRQRLPALSAGKDTVSLTPGSRISLHFDDPRNQPYFNKRIQYYAVFFHATASISVPINTRHWPREEIWVTIPRNFETKGVIVACVADRQGAPTKESVIAGPAVILEQPATLATALLRGKSG encoded by the coding sequence ATGGCCGTCAAATCCCCCCTCCTGGCATGGGCAGTGACGCTCTTTTGCGACCATGTGAGAGCAGCCCCGGCTTCTCTGGTACCGCCTCATTATTCCGGAGAAGCCCAGAGACTGGCGGATCCCACATACGGCCCCATTCCAGGCCAGTCAGATCTTTACAATTATTACTGGGGCACCGATAGACCTTTTCCAGGCAACATTTCGGATCCAATCTTCCCAACCCAGAAAGGGCCccctggtgttgatgactgGGTTTGGCAGAACCTCTTGTCGGCCGAATGGCTAATCTTTGAGTTTTATCAGCAAGGCATTGAGGCCTTCACCCCACAAGATTTCGTCAAGGCGGGGATGCCCAACACCACGTATAGGCGCCTGATGGAGATCCGCAATAACGAGGCCGGTCATCTGCGCATCTTCCAGAACCAAATCTCGCCGACCTCCATCAAGCCCGGTCGTTGCCAATACCGGTTCCCCTTCACTGAGCCCGTTGGGTATATGGCGCTGATGACGGTACTTGAGATTTCCAGCATGGCCTTCCTTACAGGTCTGGTGCAGCTTCCCAAGCTCGACTTCAACAAAGGAGCCATGTTGGCCATCGCCGAGGTTGAGACCCGCCACGAGGTGTGGGCGCTGCTGGACATTTGGAAGGCAGATCCATTCGGCGGTCCATCCGACACCATCTTCCCTTTCGCCGGTGAAATTCTGGACTCCACCAATGCATTCATTGTCCCTGGAAGCTGTCCGCGTGAGAACCCGGAATTTCCCCACAACCGACAACGGCTGCCGGCCCTTTCGGCTGGGAAGGACACTGTAAGCCTGACGCCAGGCTCGAGGATCAGTCTGCACTTTGACGACCCACGTAACCAGCCCTACTTCAACAAGCGCATCCAGTATTATGCCGTGTTCTTTCATGCAACGGCCAGTATCAGTGTTCCCATTAACACGCGTCACTGGCCCCGCGAGGAGATCTGGGTGACTATCCCTCGCAACTTTGAGACCAAGGGGGTCATCGTTGCGTGCGTTGCGGATCGACAAGGGGCGCCCACAAAGGAGTCGGTCATTGCTGGTCCAGCTGTCATCTTGGAACAGCCTGCAACCCTTGCAACGGCTCTCTTGCGTGGCAAGTcgggttga
- a CDS encoding hypothetical protein (antiSMASH:Cluster_1; EggNog:ENOG503NWBF; COG:Q) → MFLFALAVAAAICVFQLAHSLQRKKSVRRRNDEEAARLGCSPARVMPTKGFLGFGRLVESVKATKADRGPQYVVEAIDQEMGKDVHTCVVPIADYELIVTRDPANVQAMLASKAPDWDVGEQRNASWKPLFGSGVFTSRGEAWKHSRALVRPQFTKDQINDLALIERHVQQLFSAIDRSYGAGEKGWTASFDLQPLFYNMTLDITTELIYGYSVHSQNPSERVELPVIPGYEPPDRENIGTHMDAGKAWVETRGALWKYRWLLPTREFNAHCAAVHKYAEWFVQLRLQRGDKYLAGIQSETGLTSPGRYILLDELAKLTQDPVELRSQTLNILTAGRDTTASLIGWVFYFLARHQDVFNKLREQILQQFGPYHPSQPSGIEFKELRDSIPYINSVVNEALRMAPVIPLNERVAVRDTVLPRGGGDDGNDPMFVPKGTQVLIPTYAMTRRDDIWGPDVSQFRPERWEENGGRKFGFEFIPFGGGIRQCLGQQFARTKTAYVIVRLLQRYDKIENAQEPADAPVRFHHTIENRSGSGVQVRLHEA, encoded by the exons ATGTTCCTGTTTGCCCTCGCAGTGGCAGCGGCTATTTGCGTGTTCCAGCTTGCTCACTCTCTCCAGAGAAAGAAATCTGTCCGACGGCGAAATGACGAAGAAGCAGCTCGGTTGGGATGCAGCCCCGCTCGCGTGATGCCCACCAAGGGGTTCTTGGGCTTCGGCCGGCTTGTTGAGAGTGTCAAGGCCACCAAGGCCGACAGAGGTCCCCAGTACGTCGTCGAGGCCATCGACCAGGAGATGGGCAAAGATGTGCACACCTGTGTGGTCCCGATTGCCGACTACGAGCTTATCGTGACCCGCGATCCCGCCAACGTCCAGGCCATGCTCGCCAGCAAGGCCCCCGActgggatgttggggagCAGAGAAATGCTAGTTGGAAACCGCTTTTTGGCTCCGGCGTCTTCACCAGTAGAGGCGAAGCCTGGAAGCACTCCCGTGCTCTGGTGCGACCTCAGTTCACCAAAGACCAGATCAACGACCTTGCTTTGATCGAGCGCCATGTCCAGCAGTTGTTCTCTGCCATTGACAGATCATACGGAGCCGGTGAGAAGGGATGGACCGCCAGTTTCGACCTGCAGCCCCTTTTTTACAACATGACCCtggacatcaccaccgagctTATTTATGGGTACTCGGTTCATTCTCAGAATCCATCGGAGCGGGTTGAGTTGCCCGTTATCCCTGGGTATGAACCTCCCGACCGAGAGAATATCGGCACCCACATGGACGCCGGGAAGGCCTGGGTAGAGACACGAGGAGCCCTCTGGAAATACCGCTGGCTGCTGCCGACCAGGGAGTTCAACGCCCACTGCGCAGCTGTGCATAAATACGCCGAGTGGTTTGTGCAGTTGAGGCTCCAGCGCGGAGACAAGTATTTGGCCGGGATTCAGTCCGAGACTGGGCTCACCTCCCCGGGTCGCTACATCCTCTTAGATGAGCTTGCAAAGCTAACACAGGACCCCGTTGAGCTGCGCAGCCAGACACTCAACATCCTTACTGCCGGTCGAGATACCACAGCTTCCCTAATTGGATGGGTTTTCTACTTCCTGGCACGCCATCAGGATGTCTTCAACAAGCTGCGAGAGCAAATTCTACAACAGTTTGGTCCATaccacccatcccaaccGAGCGGCATCGAGTTCAAAGAGCTGCGAGACTCCATCCCATACATCAACTCGGTCGTCAATGAGGCCCTTCGTATGGCACCTGTCATCCCGCTCAATGAAAGAGTAGCCGTCCGGGACACGGTTTTGCCGCGGGGCGGCGGGGACGATGGCAACGACCCCATGTTTGTGCCGAAGGGAACGCAGGTCCTCATCCCAACTTACGCcatgacgaggagggatgaTATCTGGGGCCCTGACGTGAGTCAATTCCGACCTGAAaggtgggaggagaatgGAGGCCGCAAATTCGGCTTCGAGTTCATTCCCTTTGGCGGCGGTATCCGTCAGTGTTTGGGTC AACAATTTGCGCGAACGAAAACCGCATATGTTATTGTGAGATTACTGCAGCGATACGACAAGATCGAGAACGCGCAAGAGCCAGCTGATGCCCCTGTGAGGTTCCACCATACCATCGAAAACAGAAGCGGGAGCGGTGTGCAGGTCAGGCTGCACGAGGCATGA
- a CDS encoding hypothetical protein (antiSMASH:Cluster_1), with amino-acid sequence MGNTISIARKGLWGFHEEPRIKRRCVRRNPPPSTGTSTGGGNGSGGGTGSGSGSGTSTGGGGSNGGGSGSGSGSGSSGGSGSGSGSGSGRGGDSRSGTSQSGGGSSREHGDEGNTGGKGGTGSETSHDKGSGDNGGNGDDEGGGRHNGLESLGGSGTSPSQASSKKFFQAVAGSTGGANPTDPSNTATPTDEYGSPLPNPTSLPRGSDSSDSSDSSDATVVGGGRPSTGVIIAIIGGVLAGLAVLLVLAWLGHRAWKRREEKRLMTTEKSAIPPRFSSESFPAPPPLPTPGTAVHNTSTLISREKGLTKPPTHPFTSIHEADSSTAVHEMPSRMPETIGNRHELATPDILEIPDFGDIDLDITDHEDDGDDLGIRRPTSLL; translated from the coding sequence ATGGGTAACACGATATCCATCGCGCggaaggggttgtgggggtttCATGAAGAACCACGCATCAAGAGGAGATGTGTTCGGCGGAACCCACCTCCGAGCACAGGCACCTCGACGGGGGGTGGTAACGGCTCGGGGGGGGGGACAGGAAGCGGGAGTGGAAGCGGAACCAGCACcggaggcggcggtagcaacggcggcggcagtgggagtgggagtgggagtgggagcaGTGGTGGAAGCGGGAGCGGTAGCGGTAGTGGAAGCGGGCGCGGTGGTGATAGTAGAAGCGGGACAAGTCAAAGCGGCGGTGGAAGCAGTAGGGAGCATGGCGACGAGGGCAATACTGGCGGCAAGGGAGGCACTGGAAGCGAAACAAGTCATGACAAAGGAAGCGGGGACAATGGGGGGAATGGCGATGACGAAGGAGGTGGGCGTCATAATGGGCTGGAATCTCTCGGCGGATCAGGGACGTCGCCGTCACAAGCTTCAAGCAAGAAGTTCTTCCAGGCAGTAGCAGGCTCGACAGGTGGGGCAAACCCGACCGATCCCTCCAACACAGCAACTCCGACCGATGAGTATGGGTCGCCCCTTCCGAACCCAACATCGTTGCCTCGAGGATCGGACAGCTCGGACAGCTCGGACAGTTCTGACGCAACAGTTGTCGGAGGGGGGCGGCCATCCACCGGTGTCATTATCGCAATTATTGGCGGCGTCCTTGCCGGGCTGGCTgttctcctcgtcctcgcatGGTTGGGTCATCGAGCATGGAAACGCCGTGAAGAGAAACGGTTGATGACCACGGAAAAATCAGCAATTCCGCCGCGCTTTTCGTCCGAATCAtttcctgcccctcctcctcttccgactCCTGGCACCGCGGTACACAATACATCAACTCTGATCTCTCGAGAGAAGGGGCTGACGAAACCGCCCACACACCCGTTCACGTCAATCCACGAAGCCGATAGTTCCACAGCTGTGCACGAAATGCCCTCCCGGATGCCAGAAACAATCGGCAACCGACACGAGCTGGCAACACCAGACATCTTGGAGATTCCAGACTTTGGCGATATTGATCTCGACATTACAGACCACGaggacgatggtgatgatctgGGAATCAGAAGGCCGACTTCTCTGCTCTGA
- a CDS encoding hypothetical protein (EggNog:ENOG503PEIW; COG:M; antiSMASH:Cluster_1) produces MAPASLSALPNELLEFIIEDLDRLKDIASLARTDKRLYDAANSYLYRRSAERGDAWPLAWAAQCGMVKTLKMALAVGLDPNIQLVDQLPSSEWQKATATAKSAALGNADDCVWESDNECESNAVVEWSLDAEESDHATTLDTNQPSSSIGASDHWGHADDSESDSESDVLMDDMMSSDTDDSTSSFDGHYGAGLGPRIPTRSPGTVTRRFHPIHLAVRGGHTEIVQILLNHGVSVIACSENFCGCTHLYGVLNALESPENSHVPHWSPLHIAICHSRSDVAQLLLSRGATPAMDLWNPHGEHRGLEDGATALHHAAAMGLTDVVRYLVDNKIQTNVDVKDNKTLTPLYHAYANGRFDSTLPLLLELGANINVETKMYIPYTTITPLGEACRLGAFQDVDKMAELGADVNRGFILTTNGGGLSPLHMCSMPSARPAGQSPLDICEDERAIPRMRTMQSLVSKGAVVDAKDCYGDTPLMAAAQHCNVPAVKALIKAGADVHARNAMGRTALMQAIVGPSNKAMAPAKVNHNALAQTMRALLHAGARIDETDLDGSSMLHLPFRRQKSYDELQLFTLRFFLNLPGIEKLFSITDNRGWTPFVNAFMTPNIAACDIFVRKGCLRSGLEPDILKDLFRYAVKDAPTASMDSLLEIVLDLDTDRLLTSDPSLFMTMFNQANQRATRALETIARRGLPQFTPVDSTRVLCHALRTMELSVAYSLIDAGASVNTPDESGDYPLALFVKNAIMQSPALAMPSAEQLLLAFLHHDANFHLPIRPGSSERILNRVIALEAEEALTLIFKIQPLSNDPRAANGFYLHGALSLAAGQRLCNEKVIDLILAARPDLTEVNRAGDTPLSVLLKSLCRERRWTWKYHRFIRALTSPGLDINRQNIDRKSIVDYLEDLMHPKNGGAGQTTFLTRRLRLVDLEGGGKALKFLPRPQKKIRPRNIVDS; encoded by the coding sequence ATGGCGCCGGCTTCCCTGTCCGCGCTTCCGAATGAGCTCCTGGAGTTCATCATCGAGGACCTCGACCGCCTCAAGGACATTGCATCCCTTGCGCGCACCGACAAGCGGCTCTATGATGCGGCAAACTCCTATCTCTACCGGCGCTCCGCCGAGCGTGGTGATGCATGGCCGCTGGCCTGGGCCGCGCAGTGCGGCATGGTCAAGACGCTTAAAATGGCACTCGCCGTCGGTCTCGATCCAAACATCCAGCTTGTTGATCAACTTCCGTCTAGTGAATGGCAAAAGGCCACTGCCACGGCCAAGAGCGCTGCCCTGGGGAATGCCGACGACTGTGTGTGGGAATCTGACAACGAGTGCGAGTCCAATGCCGTGGTGGAGTGGTCCCTTGACGCCGAAGAGAGCGACCatgccaccaccctcgatACCAACCAGCCTTCTAGCAGCATCGGAGCCTCGGACCATTGGGGCCACGCCGACGATTCCGAGTCGGATAGCGAGAGTGATGTGCTGATGGACGACATGATGTCATCCGACACCGACGATTCCACCTCGAGCTTCGACGGCCACTACGGAGCAGGTCTTGGCCCGAGGATTCCCACCCGGAGCCCCGGCACCGTGACCCGTCGgtttcatcccatccaccttGCCGTCAGAGGTGGTCACACGGAGATCGTCCAGATTTTGCTCAATCATGGAGTGTCGGTCATCGCCTGCTCAGAAAACTTCTGCGGCTGCACCCACCTATATGGTGTCCTCAACGCGCTAGAGTCGCCCGAGAATTCGCACGTCCCTCATTGGTCACCCCTACACATCGCCATTTGCCATTCCCGCTCAGATGTGGCCCAACTTTTGCTGTCTCGCGGGGCAACTCCCGCCATGGACCTGTGGAATCCCCATGGTGAGCATCGGGGCCTCGAGGATGGCGCCACAGCTCTGCATCATGCAGCCGCCATGGGCCTGACAGACGTCGTCCGGTACCTTGTGGACAATAAGATCCAGACCAACGTGGAtgtcaaggacaacaagaCGCTAACACCCTTGTATCATGCCTACGCCAATGGCCGGTTCGACTCCACGCTGCCGCTTCTCCTGGAGCTTGGCGCAAACATCAACGTCGAAACCAAGATGTACATCCCgtacaccaccatcacgccTTTGGGTGAGGCCTGTCGACTTGGCGCTTTTCAGGATGTTGACAAGATGGCCGAACTAGGAGCGGATGTCAATCGTGGCTTCATACTCACCACTAACGGCGGTGGCTTGTCGCCACTTCACATGTGCAGCATGCCGTCGGCTCGACCGGCAGGCCAGAGTCCTCTCGATATTTGCGAGGACGAACGGGCGATTCCCCGGATGAGAACAATGCAATCTCTGGTCTCTAAGGGCGCCGTAGTGGATGCCAAGGACTGTTACGGGGACACGCCGCTCATGGCCGCTGCCCAGCACTGCAACGTCCCTGCCGTCAAGGCCCTCATCAAAGCAGGTGCCGATGTCCACGCACGAAACGCCATGGGCCGAACCGCTCTGATGCAGGCCATCGTGGGTCCTTCGAACAAGGCAATGGCTCCGGCCAAGGTGAATCACAATGCCCTGGCTCAGACCATGCGAGCACTGCTCCACGCCGGCGCTCGCATCGACGAAACCGACCTAGATGGAAGCTCAATGCTGCATCTTCCTTTTAGACGACAGAAATCGTACGATGAGCTCCAACTATTCACCCTGCGCTTCTTTCTCAACCTCCCGGGGATCGAGAAACTCTTTTCCATCACCGACAACCGAGGCTGGACGCCGTTCGTGAACGCATTCATGACGCCCAACATTGCTGCCTGCGATATTTTTGTGCGCAAGGGATGTCTCCGCAGCGGCCTCGAGCCTGATATTCTCAAGGATCTGTTTCGATATGCTGTTAAGGACGCCCCGACGGCTTCCATGGACAGTCTGCTCGAGATTGTTTTGGATCTCGATACAGACAGGCTGTTGACTTCGGATCCGTCCTTATTCATGACCATGTTTAACCAGGCAAACCAACGTGCCACTCGAGCACTGGAGACAATTGCGCGACGCGGACTTCCTCAATTCACCCCTGTCGATTCCACACGTGTCCTGTGCCACGCACTGCGGACGATGGAGCTGTCGGTCGCTTACTCCCTGATCGATGCCGGCGCCAGCGTTAACACTCCCGACGAATCGGGCGACTATCCATTAGCCTTGTTTGTCAAGAACGCCATCATGCAGTCTCCAGCTTTGGCCATGCCGTCGGCTGAGCAGCTTCTGCTCGCTTTTCTTCACCACGACGCCAATTTCCATCTGCCCATTCGCCCCGGCTCGTCTGAGAGGATCTTGAACCGAGTCATCGCCTTGGAGGCAGAAGAGGCGCTGACATTAATATTCAAGATTCAGCCCCTTTCAAACGACCCACGTGCTGCCAACGGCTTTTACCTGCATGGCGCCCTTTCCCTTGCGGCCGGCCAACGTCTGTGCAACGAGAAGGTCATTGATCTCATCCTCGCAGCGCGCCCAGACTTGACCGAAGTAAACCGGGCAGGAGATACACCCTTGTCTGTCCTCCTGAAAAGTCTTTGCCGGGAACGACGGTGGACATGGAAATATCACCGCTTTATCAGGGCTTTGACGAGCCCTGGTTTGGACATCAATCGTCAAAACATTGATCGCAAGTCTATTGTAGATTACCTTGAGGATCTTATGCACCCAAAAAATGGAGGTGCTGGTCAAACCACTTTCTTGACGCGTCGGCTTCGCCTGGTTGACCTTGAGGGAGGCGGCAAAGCGCTCAAGTTCCTGCCTCGTCCACAGAAGAAGATTAGACCGAGAAACATTGTGGACTCTTGA
- a CDS encoding hypothetical protein (antiSMASH:Cluster_1), which translates to MGNTRLKMVGGATTSSSSTLDRPNLSRLTRRSHSQRSSDPGDLSHVSPLPSNPLDVMEQGYMADDHHNSRHAQEKGSEKISYRRSAITFIRTSWASFVSCSKWAVRILLGQNPAWNSAIMVLATYLGILVAISSIFGWPVLPLIRIRGRQGSSVIPFGGGSLSRARPCHTTTINNYSPTTINNYV; encoded by the exons ATGGGCAACACGCGGCTCAAGATGGTAGGGGGCGCCACAACTTCGTCGTCCAGTACCCTCGACAGACCAAATTTGAGCCGCCTCACACGACGCTCGCATTCTCAGAGATCCTCAGACCCAGGCGATTTAAGTCATGTGTCTCCTTTGCCCAGCAACCCGCTGGATGTGATGGAACAGGGGTACATGGCGGATGACCATCACAATTCTCGACATGCGCAAGAAAAGGGATCGGAGAAGATATCCTACCGAAGAAGTGCTATCACGTTTATCAGGACTAG CTGGGCTTCTTTTGTATCGTGTTCGAAATGGGCAGTACGAATATTGCTAGGACAAAATCCGGCGTGGAACAGTGCGATCATGGTTCTAGCGACATACTTGGGTATCCTGGTGGCCATCTCTAGCATCTTTGGATGGCCGGTGCTGCCCTTGATACGCATCCGAGGGCGACAGGGGTCGTCCGTAATAccgtttggaggggggagtcTCAGTCGCGCTCGCCCATGTCAtacaaccaccatcaacaactaTTCACCGACTACTATCAACAATTACGTCTAA